The Lucilia cuprina isolate Lc7/37 unplaced genomic scaffold, ASM2204524v1 Scaffold_6017, whole genome shotgun sequence DNA segment CCCTCACGTCAACTGGAGCCATCTAACTATCATTATCCCACATCATCGACAGCACCATCACCCACTCCCAGTGGAGCTGGTGGTGGACAATTGATGCCTTCGAATCATAATAATGATACTTTGGGCAGTGGTGTTAGTACAACATCGCAGAGTTTACGCGCCACTACTATAGGAACAGTAGT contains these protein-coding regions:
- the LOC124421214 gene encoding uncharacterized protein LOC124421214, with product MERHRTLDSSMSSLYSGSNVSQTPSRQLEPSNYHYPTSSTAPSPTPSGAGGGQLMPSNHNNDTLGSGVSTTSQSLRATTIGTVVVRCGPIQLVIALLQVS